AGGCCTTCACGCCGCCGAGGGAGTGGCCCCCGACGAGCCAGCGGTCGACGCCCTCCGCCTGCTCGGTGAAGCTCTCGAGCGAGCGCAGATCGAAGAACGCGAGGTTGAGGATCGGGCGGGTGATGACCACCGCGGCGCCGTCGTCGACGAGCGGCGCGAGCGTCGCCTCGTAGGACTCGGCGTCGACCTTCGCTCCGGGGACGAAGACGAGGCCGACGCCCGCCAGGTCGCTGCCCGCGGAGGCGGCCGTCGGCGTCATCACGACGGCGGAGGCGGTGCGCTCGACGCTCACGCCCGCATCGGCCCGCACCCGCGCCAGCGCGTCCTCGTCGGGGCCCATCACGATCGAGGACCAGGTGAGGAACCCGAGGACGGCGACGGCCGCGAGCCCGCCGACGATCAGCAGGGCGAGGCGCGGCCACCGGCGCCGGCGACGCGCGCTCACCGGTTCGCCGCGATCGCGTCGGCCGCCTGGACGAGTGCCAGGTGCGAGAGCGCCTGCGGAGTGTTGCCGGCGTGCCGCTGCTGCTCGACGTCGTACTCCTCGGACAGCAGGCCGACGTCGTTGCTGAGGCCGACGAGCCGGGTCATCAGCGCCTCCGCGTCGTCGAGGCGGCCGGAGTACGCGTACTGGCGCACGAGCCAGAAGGAGCAGGCGAGGAACGGGTGCTCGCCGCCCGCGAGGCCGTCGACGGAGGACTCGGTGCGGTAGCGGTGCAGCAGGCCCTTCTGCAGCAGGGCGCGCTCCAGCTCGGCGACCGTGCCGAGCATCCGCGGATCGTCGGCCTCGACGAAGCCCACCATCGGCAGTACCAGCAGCGACGCGTCGACCTCGGTCGAGCCGTACGACTGCACGAAGTGACCGCGCTCGGAGTCGAAGCCCTGCGCCTCGATCTCGGCCCGGACCCGATCGCGCAGCGCCTCCCAGGTCTCGACCGGCCCGTCGAGCCCGCACTCGCGGACGGCGCGGACACCGCGGTCCAGCGCCGCCCAGATCATCACGCGCGAGTGGGTGAAGTGCCGCGGCTCGCCCCGGATCTCCCAGATGCCGTTGTCGGGCCGCTGCCAGTTGCTCTCGACGAAGCCGAGCAGCGCGCGCTGCAGGGGCCAGGAGAACTCCGTCTCGTCGACTCCGGCGCCCCGGGCCTCGTGCAGCGCGACCATCACCTCGCCGATCACGTCGGCCTGGTACTGGTCGACCGCCGCGTTGCCGATCCGCACGGGCGAGGCTCCGTCGTAGCCGGGCAGGCTCGGCATCGTCCGCTCGAGCAGATCGCGCTCGCCCGCGAGGCCGTACATGATCTGCACGTCCTCGGGCGCTCCCGCGACCGCGCGCAGCAGCCACGCCCGCCACTTCTCGGCCTCCTGCTCGAAGCCGTGCGCGAGCAGCGCCTGCAGGGTCAGCGCCGCATCGCGCAGCCAGACGTAGCGGTAGTCCCAGTTGCGGCTCCCGCCGAACTGCTCGGGGAGGGAGGTGGTCGCGGCGGCGACGATGCCGCCGGTCTCGTCGTCGGTCAGGGCGCGGAGGGTGAGCAGCGAGCGGACGACCGCGTCGCGGTGCGGCCCGTCGTAGCGGATCGACTCCGCCCAGGTGCTCCACCACGAGATCGTGCGCTCGAGGGCCCTGTCGACGTCGAGCACCTTCGGGGCCCGGCGGTGCGAGGGGAACCACGCCATCGAGAGGTCGATCGTGGAGCCCGCCGCCACCTCGAACTCGGCGGAGTGCACGTGGTCGGTGGCCGTCAGCCGCATCCCGCGCACGACGACCGCGTCGGGCCCCGCGACCGCGACGAGCAGCGGATCCTCGTCCGTCCCCTC
The genomic region above belongs to Rathayibacter sp. VKM Ac-2759 and contains:
- a CDS encoding alpha/beta hydrolase yields the protein MSARRRRRWPRLALLIVGGLAAVAVLGFLTWSSIVMGPDEDALARVRADAGVSVERTASAVVMTPTAASAGSDLAGVGLVFVPGAKVDAESYEATLAPLVDDGAAVVITRPILNLAFFDLRSLESFTEQAEGVDRWLVGGHSLGGVKACQWAGDPGVAGLVLLGSYCANDLSESALPVLSVSGSEDGLSTPEKVDAARDLLPDSAEMVEIEGANHAGFGWYGPQPGDGTATISHEEADRAITGALVPFLAAS
- a CDS encoding glycoside hydrolase family 15 protein; protein product: MVSPIEDYAVLSDCRTAALVSRDGGIDWLCLPRFDSASVFGALLGGDDQGRWSLRPLDADATAERHYLGDTLALVTRWTTATGVVEVLDVMPLRDERAELVRRIRGVSGSVPMRQELRIRFDYARTLPWVRQEGTDEDPLLVAVAGPDAVVVRGMRLTATDHVHSAEFEVAAGSTIDLSMAWFPSHRRAPKVLDVDRALERTISWWSTWAESIRYDGPHRDAVVRSLLTLRALTDDETGGIVAAATTSLPEQFGGSRNWDYRYVWLRDAALTLQALLAHGFEQEAEKWRAWLLRAVAGAPEDVQIMYGLAGERDLLERTMPSLPGYDGASPVRIGNAAVDQYQADVIGEVMVALHEARGAGVDETEFSWPLQRALLGFVESNWQRPDNGIWEIRGEPRHFTHSRVMIWAALDRGVRAVRECGLDGPVETWEALRDRVRAEIEAQGFDSERGHFVQSYGSTEVDASLLVLPMVGFVEADDPRMLGTVAELERALLQKGLLHRYRTESSVDGLAGGEHPFLACSFWLVRQYAYSGRLDDAEALMTRLVGLSNDVGLLSEEYDVEQQRHAGNTPQALSHLALVQAADAIAANR